One genomic region from SAR92 clade bacterium H455 encodes:
- the rodA gene encoding rod shape-determining protein RodA, whose amino-acid sequence MHRNDFVRQLNNPGGDRRPSRVLHIDIPLLLLLLALCGIGLTVLYSASGQSIFYVKRQASFMLAGLLAMLIMAQFKPRFWERGSILIYIGGLLSLVAVLYFGVGAKGAQRWLDFGFTRFQPSELMKIAVPMMVSAYLSRRHLPPQFKHVFIATVATLLPVFLVARQPDLGTSLIIFASGFFAIFLAGLGKRYLVATVLSALAAIPTLWFYVLLDYQKQRVLTLLNPGEDKLGAGWNIIQSTTAIGSGGWSGKGWTQGTQSQLNFLPESHTDFIIAVLAEEFGLIGVLSLLLVYLLLIGRCMMIALNAQTQFSRLVAGTLSLTFFVYIFVNMGMVSGILPVVGAPLPFISYGGSAIVTLFSGFGILMAISTEQKRI is encoded by the coding sequence ATGCATAGAAATGATTTTGTTCGCCAGCTTAATAACCCCGGCGGTGATCGACGGCCATCCAGGGTTCTGCATATCGACATTCCTCTGCTGCTACTGTTACTGGCCCTCTGTGGGATCGGCCTTACGGTGCTATACAGCGCCAGCGGCCAGAGTATTTTCTACGTCAAACGTCAGGCCTCGTTTATGCTTGCGGGCCTGCTTGCCATGCTGATTATGGCCCAGTTTAAACCGCGATTTTGGGAGCGTGGGTCAATCCTTATTTATATTGGCGGCCTGTTATCCCTGGTGGCAGTGTTATATTTTGGCGTTGGCGCAAAAGGTGCGCAGCGCTGGCTGGATTTTGGCTTCACCCGCTTTCAGCCCTCTGAATTAATGAAAATTGCCGTTCCCATGATGGTCTCTGCCTATCTCAGCAGGCGCCATCTACCACCGCAGTTTAAACATGTTTTTATTGCCACTGTGGCAACCCTGCTACCGGTTTTTCTAGTCGCCAGACAGCCTGATCTAGGTACCTCGCTGATCATTTTTGCGTCGGGATTTTTTGCTATTTTTCTCGCCGGACTCGGCAAGCGTTACTTGGTGGCTACGGTTCTTAGCGCCCTCGCAGCCATTCCAACACTCTGGTTTTATGTGCTGCTCGACTATCAAAAACAACGCGTATTAACCCTTCTGAACCCCGGGGAAGATAAACTCGGCGCCGGCTGGAATATTATTCAATCGACCACGGCCATTGGCTCTGGCGGCTGGAGTGGCAAAGGCTGGACTCAGGGCACTCAGTCTCAGCTCAATTTTCTCCCCGAGAGCCACACAGATTTTATTATTGCCGTGCTGGCCGAGGAGTTTGGTTTAATTGGCGTGCTCAGTCTGCTGCTGGTCTATCTATTATTAATAGGTCGCTGCATGATGATCGCACTAAATGCTCAAACCCAGTTTAGTAGACTGGTGGCAGGCACTCTAAGCCTGACTTTTTTTGTCTATATTTTTGTCAATATGGGTATGGTTTCCGGTATTTTGCCGGTGGTTGGAGCACCGCTGCCATTTATTAGTTATGGCGGCTCAGCAATTGTGACTCTGTTTAGTGGATTTGGTATCCTGATGGCCATTAGCACAGAGCAGAAACGGATTTAG
- the mrdA gene encoding penicillin-binding protein 2 — protein MMHNGAFSDPERERKLFASRLFVGTLVTLLLSLVLGLRYFDLQISRYEDFATQSNNNRVLVRPLPPPRGLIYDRSGQLIADNRPSYNLTIVPERSENVEQLLSELGKLITISERDIQSFRKKLTRRRPFEQTTLHVNLSEAERAILAVNGHRLDGAETSARLIRHYPHRDLYAHAVGYVGRINERESQTIETVKYSGTDSIGKVGLEKFYEKQLLGTVGSEQVETNARGRAMRILQQTPALPGDNLTLYLDTDLQRAAFDALKGERGALVAIEVETGGILAMVSTPSYDPNLFVTGISQKNYDSLLYSKDRPLFDRAIRGQYPPGSTIKPLFGLIALQHNIVTPSYQINDNGYFYFEGIDRPWRDHNFARGGHGDGVNLSKAITESCNIYFYGLGIKTGIDLLSNYGLQFGLGAKTGIDMPGERPGIMPNRAWKKGAHGQSWFNGDTINTSIGQGFMLTTPLQLAVMSARIASRGDVRAPRLVKSINGIEQRATQVTTNIDIDTKHWDYMHQAMQDVVHSRRGTARSINVELDYKIAGKTGTAQAISIDAEDKYDSSKLNKNQWDHALFVAFAPVKDPKIAIGLIVENGEHGGSSAAPIARAVFDAYMASQESATLATK, from the coding sequence ATGATGCATAATGGGGCTTTTTCAGATCCGGAACGGGAGCGAAAACTTTTCGCCAGCAGACTGTTTGTCGGGACTCTGGTGACGCTCCTATTATCTTTAGTGCTTGGCCTAAGGTACTTTGATCTACAAATTTCCCGCTACGAAGATTTTGCCACCCAATCCAATAACAATCGTGTTTTGGTGCGGCCGCTGCCACCTCCACGGGGTTTAATCTACGATCGCTCTGGCCAGCTGATCGCCGACAATCGCCCTAGTTATAATTTGACCATAGTGCCTGAGCGCAGTGAGAATGTTGAGCAACTGCTCAGTGAACTGGGCAAGCTGATTACCATTTCCGAACGTGACATCCAGAGTTTCCGCAAAAAGCTAACTCGCCGACGTCCTTTCGAGCAGACCACATTACATGTCAACCTAAGTGAAGCAGAACGGGCCATATTAGCTGTTAACGGCCATCGCCTGGACGGCGCCGAAACCTCTGCTCGATTGATTCGCCACTACCCTCATCGAGATCTATATGCCCATGCAGTAGGCTATGTAGGACGTATCAATGAACGGGAAAGTCAAACTATTGAAACGGTAAAATACAGCGGCACCGATTCGATCGGCAAAGTGGGCCTGGAAAAATTCTATGAAAAACAACTGCTTGGCACTGTCGGCAGCGAGCAGGTAGAAACGAACGCTCGGGGACGGGCCATGCGCATACTGCAGCAAACCCCTGCCCTGCCAGGTGATAACCTGACCCTGTATCTCGACACTGATCTGCAGCGCGCAGCCTTTGATGCGCTTAAAGGTGAGAGGGGCGCACTAGTGGCCATTGAAGTTGAGACCGGCGGCATTCTCGCCATGGTCAGCACGCCGAGTTATGACCCCAACCTATTTGTTACAGGCATCAGCCAAAAGAACTACGACAGCCTGCTCTACTCAAAAGATCGGCCACTTTTTGACCGCGCCATACGCGGACAGTACCCACCGGGCTCAACGATTAAACCGCTGTTTGGACTGATCGCGCTGCAACATAACATTGTCACCCCCAGCTACCAGATTAACGACAACGGTTATTTCTATTTCGAAGGCATTGACCGTCCCTGGCGAGATCATAACTTTGCCCGCGGGGGGCATGGAGATGGCGTCAACCTATCAAAAGCGATTACCGAGTCCTGCAATATTTACTTCTACGGCTTAGGCATTAAGACTGGCATAGATCTACTTTCAAACTATGGCTTGCAGTTTGGTCTCGGCGCCAAAACCGGCATTGATATGCCCGGAGAAAGACCCGGAATTATGCCTAATAGAGCCTGGAAAAAAGGCGCCCATGGCCAGAGTTGGTTTAATGGCGACACAATTAACACCAGTATCGGCCAGGGATTTATGCTCACCACACCATTACAATTGGCGGTCATGTCTGCACGTATTGCCAGCCGCGGTGATGTGCGTGCACCAAGGCTAGTCAAATCGATAAACGGTATAGAACAGAGAGCCACGCAAGTCACCACTAATATCGACATTGACACCAAGCACTGGGACTATATGCACCAAGCCATGCAAGATGTGGTGCATAGCCGCCGCGGTACTGCGCGGAGTATCAACGTAGAATTAGACTACAAGATTGCCGGTAAAACCGGTACGGCACAGGCCATCAGTATTGATGCAGAAGATAAATATGACAGCAGCAAGCTAAATAAAAATCAGTGGGATCACGCGCTATTTGTCGCCTTTGCACCGGTCAAAGACCCCAAGATAGCCATAGGTCTAATTGTTGAAAATGGTGAGCACGGCGGCTCGTCCGCAGCTCCCATCGCACGGGCAGTATTTGATGCCTACATGGCATCTCAAGAGTCCGCCACGCTGGCAACCAAGTGA
- the rlmH gene encoding 23S rRNA (pseudouridine(1915)-N(3))-methyltransferase RlmH, translating into MKLKLLAVGTRMPSWVESGCIEYGKRMPPELRIETIEIALGARGKNQPASKAIDKESQALLKVIGDQDFVVALDVLGRSMSTEKLAANLADWQMNGRDICLLIGGPDGLSSECLARANMRWSLSELTMPHPLVRIVLMEQLYRAWTINANHPYHRS; encoded by the coding sequence ATGAAATTAAAGCTTCTGGCAGTGGGTACTCGCATGCCCAGCTGGGTTGAATCCGGTTGCATCGAATACGGCAAGCGGATGCCTCCAGAGCTGCGCATCGAAACCATTGAAATTGCCTTGGGTGCCCGGGGCAAAAATCAGCCCGCTAGCAAAGCCATAGACAAAGAGAGCCAAGCTTTATTAAAGGTGATTGGCGATCAGGATTTTGTCGTTGCCCTGGATGTGCTGGGTCGCTCAATGAGCACCGAAAAACTGGCCGCTAACTTGGCTGACTGGCAGATGAATGGTCGCGATATCTGCCTGTTGATCGGCGGACCAGATGGCCTATCAAGTGAATGTCTGGCGCGCGCCAATATGCGCTGGTCACTGTCGGAGTTGACCATGCCCCATCCACTGGTGCGCATTGTGTTAATGGAACAGCTCTACCGGGCTTGGACTATAAACGCCAATCACCCCTACCATCGCAGCTAG
- the rsfS gene encoding ribosome silencing factor → MTQSLKDVVIAALEDVKAQNIVALDVRELTGVMDHMIVASGNSNRQVKSLASNVAVEGKKAGFSIIGVEGDDTSEWILVDFGDVIVHIMLPATRAFYDLERLWSMRPGDAQDDPENERHLLGDID, encoded by the coding sequence ATGACCCAATCATTAAAAGACGTTGTTATCGCCGCGCTGGAAGACGTTAAAGCGCAAAACATTGTTGCACTGGACGTTCGCGAACTCACCGGAGTGATGGACCATATGATCGTCGCCAGCGGCAATTCCAACCGTCAGGTGAAGTCTCTGGCCAGCAATGTTGCCGTCGAAGGCAAGAAGGCTGGCTTCAGCATTATCGGGGTTGAGGGTGACGATACCTCCGAGTGGATTCTGGTGGACTTCGGCGATGTGATTGTGCACATTATGTTGCCGGCAACACGCGCCTTTTACGACCTTGAACGACTCTGGTCAATGCGCCCGGGGGATGCCCAAGACGATCCAGAAAATGAACGCCACCTGCTCGGCGATATCGACTAG
- the nadD gene encoding nicotinate-nucleotide adenylyltransferase, giving the protein MATGRFVNNMSVAIFGGTFNPVHFGHLRIAIELVELLGVDSLHMTPCSLPPHREALTVSAEQRMAMLQIALADYPQLVADDIELRRGGTTYTIDTLRQIRQQIGNDTPLYLCVGVDVLITLESWQEWQQLRDYCHLVISARPGYELPTSGALANWINQHRCDDLPQLKQCSAGKLYFCDTTRLAISSTQIRDKIKHGDAIDFLTPAAVVNYIHQYDLYE; this is encoded by the coding sequence ATGGCAACGGGCAGATTCGTCAATAATATGTCGGTCGCCATCTTTGGGGGTACTTTTAATCCGGTGCATTTCGGCCATCTGCGTATCGCCATAGAGCTTGTCGAGCTGCTTGGCGTTGACAGCTTGCACATGACTCCGTGCTCACTGCCCCCGCACCGGGAGGCATTAACGGTCTCCGCAGAACAGCGTATGGCCATGTTACAAATCGCGCTAGCCGACTACCCTCAGCTGGTGGCCGACGATATCGAGTTAAGGCGTGGCGGCACCACTTACACCATAGATACACTGCGCCAAATTAGACAGCAGATTGGCAACGACACGCCGCTATATCTCTGTGTCGGCGTAGATGTGCTGATCACATTAGAGAGCTGGCAAGAGTGGCAACAGCTGCGTGACTACTGCCATTTAGTGATTTCGGCGCGACCCGGTTATGAGCTGCCAACATCTGGCGCGCTAGCTAATTGGATAAATCAGCACCGCTGCGACGATTTACCGCAACTAAAACAGTGCAGCGCTGGTAAACTGTACTTTTGTGACACCACTAGGCTAGCAATCTCATCGACGCAAATACGCGATAAGATTAAGCACGGCGATGCGATTGATTTCCTGACACCGGCAGCAGTCGTTAACTACATTCATCAATACGATTTATACGAGTAA
- a CDS encoding glutamate-5-semialdehyde dehydrogenase has product MNIKSYMQALGSQAREASRIIAAADTALKNSALLAIAEALSHSREKLLAANAVDMQNGCANGLDAALLDRLELNPERIDAMIEGLQQVAKLPDPIGQVTDLQDRPSGIKLGKMRVPLGVVGIIYESRPNVTIDAASLCLKSGNATILRGGSEAIQSNQAIAACITQGLIEVGLPETVVQVINTTDRAAVGELITMTEFVDVIVPRGGKGLIERISADARVPVIKHLDGNCHVYIDDAADLEKALAIALNAKTHRYGVCNAMESLLVAQSIAAQILPKLAALYAEKGVELRGCEKTCAIIPGANAATEQDWYEEYLAPVLAIKVVDGLDQAIEHINKYSSQHTESIVTENTAQAERFMREVDSSSVMHNASTRFADGFEYGLGAEIGISTDKIHARGPVGLEGLTSQKWVVYGNGQIRQ; this is encoded by the coding sequence ATGAATATTAAATCTTATATGCAAGCCCTAGGCAGTCAGGCTCGAGAGGCCTCTAGAATCATCGCTGCGGCGGATACTGCATTGAAAAATAGTGCCCTTTTGGCGATTGCCGAAGCTCTTAGCCATAGCCGTGAAAAACTGCTGGCAGCCAATGCTGTGGATATGCAAAACGGCTGCGCCAATGGTCTCGACGCAGCACTCCTCGATCGTCTGGAGCTTAACCCAGAGCGTATCGACGCTATGATTGAAGGCTTGCAACAGGTTGCCAAACTCCCCGACCCTATAGGCCAAGTGACTGATCTACAGGATCGTCCCAGCGGCATTAAGCTCGGCAAGATGCGCGTTCCACTGGGTGTGGTGGGGATTATTTATGAGTCGCGCCCTAACGTGACCATTGACGCAGCGAGCCTTTGCTTGAAGTCTGGCAATGCCACTATTTTACGCGGCGGCAGTGAAGCGATTCAATCGAATCAAGCGATTGCTGCCTGCATTACTCAGGGATTGATCGAAGTAGGCCTGCCTGAAACCGTGGTTCAGGTGATCAATACCACTGACCGCGCAGCGGTAGGTGAGCTGATCACCATGACTGAATTTGTCGATGTGATTGTTCCCCGTGGCGGCAAGGGGCTGATTGAGCGTATTAGCGCTGATGCCCGGGTGCCAGTTATTAAACATCTGGATGGCAACTGCCATGTCTATATTGACGACGCAGCTGATCTGGAAAAAGCACTGGCCATTGCACTGAATGCCAAGACTCACAGATACGGTGTCTGCAATGCGATGGAATCCTTATTGGTAGCCCAATCAATTGCCGCCCAAATCCTGCCGAAACTGGCTGCACTCTACGCCGAAAAAGGCGTGGAACTGCGCGGCTGCGAAAAGACCTGTGCGATTATTCCAGGAGCCAACGCGGCCACTGAACAGGATTGGTACGAAGAGTATCTGGCCCCTGTTCTGGCGATCAAAGTGGTCGATGGACTGGATCAGGCGATTGAGCATATTAACAAGTACAGCTCCCAGCACACCGAATCTATCGTCACTGAAAACACTGCCCAGGCTGAGCGCTTTATGCGCGAAGTGGATTCCAGTTCGGTGATGCACAATGCCTCGACACGATTTGCCGATGGTTTTGAATATGGTCTGGGCGCCGAGATCGGTATCTCCACCGACAAGATTCACGCCCGCGGACCTGTGGGTCTCGAAGGTCTAACCAGCCAGAAGTGGGTGGTCTATGGCAACGGGCAGATTCGTCAATAA
- a CDS encoding NAD-dependent protein deacetylase, whose amino-acid sequence MQTAIRLLNSQSRWLVLTGAGVSAESGVPTYRNRRGEWQRKPPVTHQEFVGNHQARQRFWARNLVGWRFMSNAQPNAAHNALVGLEKTGVVSCLVTQNVDGLHQRAGSQKVIDLHGRVDTVSCIGCNLRLPRAPLQTWLESNNPDFAKLAGAIAPDGDADVDNLDHSAMQVPDCENCGGILKPDAVFFGDSVPAQRVADAEQQMQDADGLVVVGSSLVAFSGYRFCLWASKQNKPIVIINDGSTRADEIATVTVAGSCGDVLQGWLQSPSGF is encoded by the coding sequence TTGCAAACTGCCATCAGATTACTCAACTCTCAATCGCGCTGGTTAGTCCTTACTGGCGCTGGGGTCAGCGCAGAATCTGGTGTGCCCACCTACCGCAATCGCCGCGGTGAATGGCAGCGCAAACCGCCGGTGACCCACCAGGAGTTTGTTGGCAATCATCAGGCACGACAGCGCTTTTGGGCGCGCAACCTAGTGGGCTGGCGATTTATGAGTAATGCTCAGCCCAATGCTGCGCACAATGCCTTGGTCGGTTTAGAAAAAACGGGGGTGGTTTCTTGCTTAGTGACACAGAATGTCGATGGCCTACATCAGCGCGCTGGCAGTCAAAAGGTTATAGATCTCCATGGTCGTGTCGACACAGTCTCCTGCATCGGCTGTAATCTGCGCCTGCCCCGGGCACCGCTGCAAACTTGGCTGGAAAGTAACAATCCAGACTTTGCCAAACTTGCTGGTGCCATAGCACCGGACGGTGATGCAGATGTGGACAATCTCGACCACTCTGCTATGCAAGTGCCAGACTGTGAAAACTGCGGCGGGATACTGAAGCCAGATGCGGTGTTTTTTGGTGACTCAGTGCCAGCCCAAAGAGTGGCTGACGCGGAGCAGCAGATGCAGGATGCCGACGGGTTAGTGGTAGTGGGATCGTCTCTGGTGGCCTTTTCCGGCTACCGATTTTGTCTTTGGGCGAGTAAGCAGAATAAGCCTATTGTGATTATTAACGACGGTAGTACACGTGCTGATGAAATTGCGACCGTTACTGTGGCCGGCTCATGTGGCGATGTTTTACAGGGTTGGTTGCAGAGCCCATCAGGATTCTGA
- the hemH gene encoding ferrochelatase, with amino-acid sequence MKYQGQTDYDHQGPSPRRGVLLCNLGTPDAPKTAELRRYLKEFLSDPRVVEVPRLLWWMILNLIILRIRPRRSAKLYASVWSEGGSPLMVHCKAQSAGVKKILDEKFNQDVPVALGMSYGNPSMESAIAELTAQNVRNITVLPLYPQYSGATIGSTFDAVAKVFTKTRWVPELHFIGGYQQSEAYIDALCETIRKQFDEHGEPDKLVFSYHGTPQSYLNKGDPYHCLCHQTTRLVRERMGLDEHKIMTTFQSRFGREPWLQPYTDKTMEALPDQGIKHVAVICPGFSSDCLETIEEINMEARELFVEAGGETFHYIPCLNDNPAHIKALAEVVSKYL; translated from the coding sequence ATGAAATATCAGGGCCAGACCGACTACGACCACCAGGGGCCTTCACCTCGCCGTGGTGTGTTGCTGTGTAATTTGGGTACGCCGGATGCGCCCAAAACTGCTGAGTTGCGTCGCTATCTGAAAGAGTTCTTGAGCGATCCCCGGGTTGTAGAAGTGCCGCGACTGCTGTGGTGGATGATTCTCAATCTGATTATTCTGCGTATTCGGCCACGTCGCTCAGCGAAGCTCTATGCCAGTGTCTGGTCTGAGGGTGGCTCGCCGCTGATGGTGCACTGTAAAGCCCAGAGCGCTGGGGTGAAAAAAATTCTCGACGAGAAATTTAATCAGGATGTGCCTGTAGCCCTAGGCATGAGTTACGGCAACCCCTCAATGGAATCGGCAATTGCCGAGTTGACCGCACAAAATGTCCGCAACATTACAGTGCTGCCCCTCTACCCTCAGTATTCAGGTGCGACTATAGGCTCTACCTTTGATGCAGTGGCCAAGGTGTTCACCAAAACCCGCTGGGTGCCTGAATTGCATTTTATCGGGGGTTATCAGCAGTCTGAAGCTTATATAGATGCGCTGTGTGAAACTATTCGCAAGCAGTTTGATGAGCACGGCGAGCCGGATAAGTTGGTATTTTCCTATCATGGTACGCCACAGAGTTATCTGAACAAGGGCGATCCGTACCACTGTTTATGTCATCAGACTACACGACTGGTGCGCGAGCGGATGGGACTCGACGAACACAAGATTATGACCACATTTCAGTCGCGATTTGGTCGTGAGCCCTGGTTGCAGCCCTATACTGACAAGACCATGGAAGCGCTGCCTGACCAAGGTATTAAGCATGTGGCAGTGATTTGCCCGGGCTTTTCATCTGACTGTTTGGAGACTATTGAAGAGATCAATATGGAAGCCCGTGAGTTGTTTGTTGAGGCTGGGGGTGAGACCTTTCACTACATTCCCTGCTTGAATGATAATCCAGCGCATATCAAAGCCCTGGCTGAGGTGGTTAGTAAGTACCTGTAG
- a CDS encoding lipase family protein has product MTTVLAKSQADIDTINNLLNKKLPAYRKAYSDRTSWLMACISDLAYLRFNPLFPEKSQKAYFLKSIEKLIDQNRQSALTKLLDLVAYDHEQEAADLADNLTLLSLKLIDTFDSNGTQAIIVANSDFAVLAFRGTEAKSIKDIKADARAITVACPSGGNIHSGFNDAYNEVGLDIQQRLDKDDLKELPLFITGHSLGGALATIAAKKITHSSAGIAACYTFGSPRVGDEHWLANFKTPVYRLVNAADCVTMLPPGDELVTVLGWLVHWMPRIGRPMRAFLLNKVNGYMHVGDMRYMTNCSTPGDYSKVELLYSVSFFRRLKGLVIKKLPWRKLLKDHSIETYRKKLLVIASGRNA; this is encoded by the coding sequence TTGACTACAGTACTGGCAAAATCCCAAGCCGATATAGATACCATAAACAATCTACTTAATAAGAAACTGCCTGCTTATCGCAAAGCCTACAGTGATCGAACCAGTTGGCTGATGGCCTGTATTTCTGATCTTGCTTATCTGCGCTTTAACCCCCTATTTCCCGAAAAATCTCAAAAGGCCTACTTTCTAAAATCAATAGAAAAACTGATAGATCAGAACCGTCAATCGGCGCTAACAAAACTGCTTGATCTGGTCGCTTATGACCATGAACAGGAAGCGGCGGATCTCGCAGATAATCTTACATTGCTTAGCCTCAAGCTAATCGACACCTTCGACAGTAATGGCACCCAAGCTATTATTGTTGCTAATAGCGATTTTGCCGTTCTCGCTTTTAGAGGAACCGAGGCTAAAAGTATCAAAGACATAAAAGCTGATGCCCGCGCTATAACAGTAGCCTGCCCCAGCGGCGGCAATATCCACTCTGGGTTTAATGATGCTTACAATGAAGTGGGACTGGATATTCAGCAACGTCTGGACAAAGATGATTTAAAAGAGCTGCCACTATTTATTACCGGACACAGCTTGGGCGGCGCTCTGGCTACAATCGCGGCAAAGAAAATAACTCATTCGAGCGCTGGCATTGCTGCCTGCTATACCTTCGGCTCTCCAAGAGTGGGCGACGAGCATTGGCTGGCTAATTTCAAAACACCTGTCTATCGGCTGGTGAATGCTGCCGACTGCGTGACGATGCTGCCACCAGGGGACGAGTTGGTGACGGTCCTCGGCTGGCTTGTCCATTGGATGCCGCGTATTGGCAGGCCTATGCGTGCGTTTTTACTCAATAAAGTGAATGGTTACATGCACGTTGGGGACATGCGCTATATGACCAACTGTTCTACGCCGGGAGACTACAGCAAGGTTGAGCTGCTCTATTCGGTAAGCTTTTTTCGCCGGCTTAAGGGGCTTGTAATTAAAAAGCTGCCCTGGCGTAAATTGCTTAAAGATCACTCGATAGAAACCTATCGCAAAAAATTATTAGTGATTGCTTCGGGGCGCAATGCGTAA
- a CDS encoding sigma-70 family RNA polymerase sigma factor, which translates to MTQREKSKDKPNAPIADILTTPAAPGRLDMTVVYHELKNSLMRFAYRYYKKPQDIEDVVQEAFVKVCEAQNRREIQHPKAYMYQTVRNLAVRQLRKNDYKLTDTVGDMDLETILDSTPTLEEQFESRQKLDLFCRAVRELPVKCQRVYILCRVYGFSHKEIAEHMDISVKTVEAHLTKGILRCGEYMDAEEVAEVHPTQPKANTATYTRGGHNG; encoded by the coding sequence ATGACCCAACGCGAAAAATCAAAAGATAAGCCTAATGCGCCAATAGCCGATATATTAACCACGCCCGCAGCCCCGGGCCGGTTGGATATGACGGTGGTTTATCACGAGCTAAAAAACTCACTGATGCGTTTTGCCTATCGCTACTACAAAAAACCTCAAGATATCGAAGACGTGGTCCAAGAGGCATTTGTCAAAGTCTGCGAGGCGCAAAACCGCCGCGAAATACAACACCCCAAAGCCTATATGTATCAAACCGTCCGCAACCTCGCCGTGCGCCAGTTGCGCAAAAACGACTATAAACTGACCGACACAGTAGGGGATATGGATCTCGAAACGATCTTAGACTCTACACCGACACTGGAAGAACAGTTTGAGTCGCGGCAAAAACTCGATCTATTTTGTCGTGCCGTGAGGGAACTGCCAGTGAAGTGTCAGCGTGTCTATATCCTCTGTCGTGTCTATGGTTTTAGCCATAAAGAGATTGCTGAACACATGGATATCAGTGTTAAAACCGTCGAGGCGCATTTAACCAAGGGCATACTGCGCTGCGGTGAGTATATGGATGCCGAAGAAGTAGCCGAGGTTCATCCGACACAGCCAAAAGCGAATACCGCCACCTATACCAGAGGAGGCCATAATGGATAA